The Phaseolus vulgaris cultivar G19833 chromosome 5, P. vulgaris v2.0, whole genome shotgun sequence genomic interval TAATCAAATTATAAgtattataaatttgatttggaataaataacaaaaatattgatCAGATTATGTTTTTTAAGGAGTAAAGATATTTGTACATAACAATTCTCCTCCATAAGAACACAAAGTGTTGAATGCGTTTTCTTTGGGTTATTGTGTGGTTGATGACCCAAAACCAACCGTTAAAGCGATCACCACGCACCATTAGTCTCGCAAACATATCAACTTATGCCTCATTACGCATATAAATACACCCTTTAGCAAATCAAttaagcaaaataaaaaagaaattaagcaaaataaaaaagaataaaacacaAGCTTTTCAAATAAATTCCTAAGAATGGAAAACATAAACATGAAGTTCGTTATTGTGGTGGTGTGCCTTGCCGTGTGCATTGGAGCGAGCTGGGGCGATAGTCATGATAGCGCCAAAGCCAATGAAGAGAAGGCCAAGAAAGTCGCCACCGAGACGGTCAAAGCTGCCAAGGACGCCAAGGACTCTGCCAAGGACTCTGCCAAACACTCTGCCAAGGACTCTGCCAAGGACTCTGCCAAACACTCTGCCAAGGACTCTGCCAAGGACTCTGCCAAACACTCTACCAAGGACTCTGCCAAGGACTCTGCCAAACACTCTGCCAAGGACTCTGCCAAACACTCTGACAAGCACTCTGGCAAGCACTCTGCCAAGCACTCTGCCGCGTCAAGTGACAAATCTGACAAGGACGCCGACGCACCCGCTGCTGATGCCGCTGCTCCCGGACCTGCCACCGAAGAGTCTGAGACTTTTGGCGAGTGGGCTTACGAGAAATTTGCCGGGTAATCTTCTCTCTCATGCTTTATAGTTTCGACATTCATCTGTGTTTATTTGCTTACTGATGAGAGTTTACAATTGTTGTGACAGTGGTAACTGAATGGTGAAGACATCTGAACCTGcaaaggtgaagctgccgtcctcCGAGAATATGTAGGAAAGTGATGTGTCTGAATATGCCAACCGATTCAAGAACTAACTGCTATACTATATTGCTACACCACATCTTTCTATCTCTTTGCGTATTTGAATCTTTACAAATTCAAAACGGTTGAAATAAAACCAATGTTGTTTATTCTAGTTTCTTATTTCTAAGGTTTGTATTCTTCTTACTAGCCAAAACAAAAGTTAACACAGTTGTTATTATCAGATGTATATTtcatcattttaataaataaatttagcaGTTGAAAATTCTTTCACTCTCAACACTTCAAATTATCTTATTATTGAACTAGTCTAAAAGAATATTTTgttcaaaaataatataaaaataaataaattattcacaaagcttaaaacatttatttcaatttaacacttgaattgatttatattaattaaatacataagaaaaatttaacatttcaaaagtgaaaaaattgtttcacacataactgattttttttttcaattttagattATTCAGAGAAACCAATTTCTCTTTTCCAATTTTAGATTACCCAGATAAATCGATTTCTCACCATTCACGATATAAAAGGTGATATTTTGATGAATAATATAGAGTTATTTGGgtaattattttatgaaaaggTGATGATATCTTAACACCCACCAAAACATATATTCACTTTTCGTaactcaaaataataatattttaataatatttatattattaatttaaaattttaatatatattattatctatatctatatataaaggaGATTTCTCCTCGAATTGAAAGTGGTCGGAACCAAGAAAACAATTTGAACCATTTCTTTGGTCGGTCTGCACTTCACTCCTTCCTCTTAGTTGAACTTTCACCTTCTCGCTCTTCCACTCCTCCTCCTTGCTCGTTGCGGTCTTGGATGGTTGCGTACCTGATCCATTGGGATTTGTGTTAATTTAAATGATTATTGTGGGCTCATTATGGTTAATGAGTctaataaaagaatattaacAAATGCTGGATCATTAATTGGTCTCCCTGACTAGATGCCGAGTCAAGatctcattatattattttatattttaaaatttaaaattattagaaaatttatttagtcaTTTCGTCAATATTTTTCTCCCTTTATTCTATCCGTaactcaaaataataatattttaataatatttattttattttttaatttaaaatttaatatatattatcatctatacctatatataaaaaaaattcatcctCAAAATGATTGGTAACCAAATTTTAGTGTGCACaactttttttccattttatctaTCTAATATATCTTATTAcactattttattttgaatttcattCACGGAGCgattttgaatttgattttgtgGATTTAAAAGATAAATGGTGAAAGAAATACACAATGGTATCCTTTATCATTTGCATGATCACTTCTTTTCAACCATTCAACaaatcgttttttttttcttcaaatctcatTCTTCTCCCTTTATTTTATGGGTATCTGCtatctatatatttaaaaaattcagaTACACATAAGTTGTATATCCACATTTTGTGATTTTATTATAAACTTATGTGTATctgcatattttaattttatcacaAACTTacgtaatatatatttaaaaaatgcaaataaaaaCAAGTTCATAAACTTATGTGtttatctatttttaaatttatcaacTTATTTGTATTTGCATTTTTGAGTTTTATCACAAacttatttgtatttatattttttattttattttaccatAAACTTACGTGtatcttatttttcaattttatcataAACTTATGTATATCcgcattttttaattttatcataaatttatgtttatatacatttttaattttattataagtttGTGTGTAtctgtaattttttaatttttatcataaatttatgtatatttgtattttttttaattttatcacaAACTTATATGTAATTTACAAACTCTAAGTTTAGCCTTGCATTTATGAAAAGCTACACCTGAAACAGGTTTCGTGAGAATATCAGCTATTTGAAACTGGGATGGGAGGTGAACCAGAGTGAGACGTCGATCTTGAACACGATCACGTACAAAGTGCAAATCAAGTTCAAAGTGTTTGGATCgtgagtgcatgacaggatttgcAGCAAGCTGAACTGCACCTAGGTTGTCTGAGTAAAGTTGTGGTGTGGGAGATGTTACACGAAGTTCATGCATGAGATCGATTGGATCCAAATGATGTCAGCAAGAGCAACAACAACACTTCTATACTCAGCCTCAATACTACTTCGAGAAACAACCTTTTGTTTCTTTGAAGACCATGAAACCAAGTTATTTCCAACAAAAATGCAATATCCAGTTGTAGACTTGCGATCATCCAAGTCAGTAGCCTAGTCAGAGTCACTGAATCCGGTGATGGAATAAGTAGAAGATGAAGAGAAGTGAAGCCCATTGGTGGAAGTTCCAGCGAGATAACCAAGAATCCGTTTGACAACCTGCCAATGACTCAACTGAGGTTTGTGCATGTATTGACAAACTTTGTTCACAGAAAAGGAAAGCTCAGGACGAGTAATAGTGACATATTGAAGAGCTCCCACAATTGAGCGATAGAGGGAAGGATCGTCAACAAAGATAGATTGATCTGCTGTGAGACGTAGAGAGGAAACCATGGGAGTAGGTTGCGGCTTGGAGTGAAGCATGTTGGTTCGTCATAGCAAATCACGAATATACttggaagaggtcattcacccaaacatttgtagttcttccttctagtcttctaaaaaattaaagaagaattaaaataaagagaggaccaagcctaaagccaaaagaagactacaagctttcaagaatgagcttcaattaatatctctctttatagtttcttttgtataaatttgtaaataatatagaatagtgtttaggtaggtgctaagagggaaacctaaaaatacctcttgtgtaaagcatctttagatattagctttagAAAAATCTAGAAGGTATCCCTTCTATTCtccactttaggcgctagaagtggaagagttgcaAGGTAACCTTGGATAGCTTGCTTTGTAAGCTTCTTGTACACTCATGAtcggtccttctcctataaaaggagggcttgagtctttctaatacaaatttgatattttgagtaaagaaattctcccaaattggtgagtgattgagagacttatgtcttctcttcttctagtctcatcttgagtgcatcttggaacctcaagtggcgtcATCTACACTCACCTTGGAGCCTTACATCctttgatatgattccaataacatgataagGATATTCTAAGGACATGTTATGaattcaacttgagttggaatatgattaggcactttttttCAGCAGGTCGAGGGCCGACCCGCCCCACTTTGCCACCCCTTTATGTGAACcctaacattattatttttcttttctttttataaattttaacatGAATTTAACGTTTTTATGGTAAAcgcaatatttatttttgtgtttctcTTGTGCTGGCATAGTGGAAGCTAGTCAGTTTGCTTATTTTActgtcacttttttttttaacttttcttatAGTGTATGTGTATCACTTCCTAGAGGTTATAATAACcttcattaataattttatagtaaaattaatttttttagcgaagcattttataaaatgaaaaaaaaaaaaatcctatttttatatttaatataatttttagaaaattatcaaatcttataattgtttatataaataCTTGTGTCTTAACAAACACGAGTATGTAAAAAGTGACAGTGTAAAATTGAaacaaattaaagataaaaaaaaaaaatcctaaaaatgttttaaaagcACGTCATTTCCAACTTTTGTTTTGCATAAACTATTTATGTGCTTTGAACTTTTTATATTGATTGTGAATATTgaacaatttattattattattatttataataataataatattaaatataatattatttataataataatattaataaatataattgaaatataatattaaaataatattaatcatgtacgttatattatataataatatacaaccataaaatattaaaattgaaatacatagtcttttaattctttaaatttaaaaaattatgttagtAATTTcacaataattttcttatatttcttaTGCATGGATTCTTATATTTCTTATGCATGGATTCAATGTTTTCATTTAAACTTCTGAGTTTAGTTTTATGATTGATCTTAAAGTTAATCAAATTACGAgtattataaatttgatttggAATAAACAATAGAAATATTGAACAAATTACATTTTTGAAGGAGTAAAGATATTTGTACGTAACCATTCTCCTCCATAAGAACACAGAGTGTTGAATGCGTTTTCTTTGGGTTATTGTGTGGCTGATGACCCAAAACCAACCGTTAAAGCGATCACCACGCACCATTAGTCTCGCAAACATATCAACCTATGTCTCATTACGCATATAAATACACCCTCCAACAAATCAAttaagcaaaataaaaaagaaattaagtaaaataaaaaagaataaaacacaAGCCTTTCAAATAAATTCCTAAGAATGGAAAACATAAACATGAAGTTCATTATTGTGGTGGTGTGTCTTGCCGTGTGCATTGGAGCAAGCTGGGGCGGTAGTCATGACGGCGCCAAAGCCAATGAAGAGAAGGCCAGGAAAGCCTCCACCAAGACGGTCAACGATGTCAAGGACTCCGCCGTGTCAAGTGACAAATCTGACAAGGATGCCGGTGCACCCGCCTTTGATGCCGCCGCTCCCGCACCTGCCACCGAAGAGTCTGAGAGTTTTGGTCAGTGGGCTTACGAGAAATTTATCGGGTAATCTTCTCTCTCATACTTTATAGTTTCGACATTCATCTGTGTTAATTTGCTTACTGATGAGAGTTTACAATTGTTGTGACAGTGGTAACTGAAACGGTGAAGACGCCTGAACCTGCAAAGGTGAAGTCGCCGTCTTCTGAAGATATGTAGGAAGGTGATGTGTCTGAATATGCCAACCGATTCAAGAACTAACTGATATACTATATTGCTACAGCACATCTTTCTATCTCTTTATGTATTTGAATCTTTACAAATTCATAACTGTTGAAATAAGACTACTCTTGTTTATTCTAGTTTCTTATTTCTAAGGTTTGTCTTCTTCTTACTAGCCAAAACAGAAGTTAACACAGTTATTATCAGATGTATGtttaatcattttaataaataaatttagccGTTGAAATCTCCACACTTCAAAATTAACTTATTATTCAACTagtctaaaataataatttcttcaaaaataatataaaaataaataaattattcccAAAGTTTAAAACATCGtctatttcaatttaacacttCAATAAACCAATGTTAATTAAATACATAAGAAAAGTTTAACATTTCAAAGTGAAAAATTGTTTCACACATAACCAAATtctctttttcaattttatattaccCAGAGAAACCAATTtctctttttcaattttagatTACCCAGAAAAACCGATTTCTCACCATTAACTATATAAAATGTGATATTTTAATGAATAATATAGAGTTATTTGggtaattatttataaaaaaggtGATGATATATTTAACACCcaccaaaaatatatattcactTTCCATAActcaataatatttattttattttttaatttaaaatttaaatatatattattttctatacctatatataaagaagATATGTCTTCAAACGAATTGGTAACCAAACTTTGGTGTGCACAATTTGTTTTTCCATTTTACCTATCTAAATATAAAAgtagaacaattaaaagagttttgaattaattgtgttggcacttatcaataagaaaacagataaagaattaattgtttcaattggaaaaataaggattagtttcatctctctcacccTCAATCTGGCACAATAGGGTTgaacctctagccccctatttatcttaattttataGGGTTAGGTGGCTTGCTGTCTCGCACTAAagggctaagtgataaaacataaaaaaatgcccaatctttctttgcaatctgcaattaacaccaaatttgggaataaaatactcttattcaaataaagatcataaaaaatgtaagaaagtataaattcataaattagagattattttatatgtaaattagcaataaattctcataagtgcctatattttaatatgaaatattactgaaattataTACTTATCAGTGCACAATTTGTTTTTCCATTTTACCTATCTAATATatctcattatattattttatcttttaaaatttaaaattataagaaaaatcaTTTTGTAATTTCGTCATTATTCTTGCCATGGAGTTGTTTTGAATTTGATTCATGGAGCgattttgaatttaaagagaaatGATGAGAGAAATTTTATCTGCAAGATCTTCTTTTTAACcattcaaccaattgtttgggTCCATTCTCCTCCCTTTATTTTATGTGTATATGTTACCTATGTATTTAAAAAATGCATACACATAAGTTGTGTATCTacactttttaaattttattataaacttaTGTGTATgtacatttataaatttatgatgTATTcgcatattttaattttatcataagcttatttgtatttgtattttttaattttatcataaacttatttatattttcattttttagttttattataaacttatttgtattcatattttttatttcttcataaatttatgtgtattcgcattttttaattttatcataaatttatgtgtatatgtattttttaattttatcataaaattattatattcatattttttttcataaacttaCGTGTatcaacattttttaattttatcatcaatttatgtgtatatttattttttaattttatcataattttttgtgtatatgtattttttaattttatcataaacTTTTGCGTATCTGCATTTTTTAGGTCTTAATAAACTTATGTTTGTatgcattttttaattttatcataagCTTATTTGTatctgtattttttaattttatcataaatttatgtgtatttgtattttttaattttatcataaacttatatgtaatttatattaaagaATGACACGCTAATGTAGAAACAACTTTGAATAACGGTTAAAAACAACATTTGAAGACGGTATGTCATTAATGAAAGCGTCATTATAATTAATCACTTTTAAAGATTGTTATAAAACCGTcgttataaaacaaaaattatgatGCTAAATGCAAAACTGTCGATAGTgtagaaaaaaagaagagaatgatAGCTTAGTTTTAACGATGGTTCTAGAATTGTCGTTAAAAGTAATTCTGAAGGAGTTTTAAAGATGGTTCTATCCTGGAACCATTGTTAAAAGTGACTTAGTGAGTTTTTTTATAAGACACTTTTTGTTCAGAATCATtgttagaagtttttttttttagaaattttccAATATTGTTATATATGCGTTTGTTCTTCATAATGTATAAATATTCCatacaaaaaaatcattgatTGTAACAAAATTATGACTAcatataatatcataatttaaatataaaatacatataaaatactTATGTGATGTCATTCTAATTATTCATTTATCCTAAGGTGTTATACTTTGTTACACATTATTTTGACCATGTTGtctttacactacaagaaaatcatcaaatagaaaccaaaataattagttgcaatagtaactaaattagagaccattttagaaactaaaacaaaaattggtttctaaattagtttatattattttttattattgttaaatagtttctaaattggtatctaattagcaaccaaggttttaactaccaattatttagtttctaaatttagtctctaaaaccttggttgctaattagataccaatttagaaactatttaacaataatagaaaataatagaaactaatttagaaaccaatttttgttttagtttccaaaatggtctctaatttagttactattgcaactaattattttggtatctaaaaattggtttctatttcatgattttcttgtagtgttatatACTCCAGTGCTTTCAAATTTATTGGTTGTGGGTCATTGAAAAACTGTCACATTTGAATACTAAATTTTATTGTCCTTATGTATTGATGTATTACCTGATCCCAACCTCCATCAATTTCAGATCGCACAATAATTGATATCCATTTCATCACATAGTAACCACACTCATAATTTCTAGATTAATTATGCACTACAAgtcaaaataaatgttattaaataaatcGATGACACACATTGAAGTGAGGgaacaaatatactttataTACCTTATGATTACTAACGACATTACATTGTGCAAACTATATCAATTCTTCCACCCCTCTCTCGTATGTATCACTTATACACGATGTTTAATCCAACTCTGATAAACTAAGAAAGTCTAAATTAAAATTGTCCAAGGTTGAACACCCCTGGACTCAACATTAACACATTTAGTACATATAATACTATCTAAttcataataaaactaaatcCAAATTGTTGAAGGTCAAACACTCTCGGACTCAGCATCAAGGTGTTCCATATATACAAATACTATCTAATTCATTAACAACTAAATAATAATTGTTGAAGGTCATACACCCACGAGACTGAGCATCAACACGTTCAACACAtacataacaataaaatattaacctCGATTGTCAGTTTTTATTCATTCGTGACGAGAAGGAAGCTTGCGGAGGTGAGAGGTGCAGTGGGGAGCGGCCCCGAGCGATGTAGAGTGGTTAGCGACAGTGGACGTGCATGGTTCGGTGTGAAAGGTTTCGAGAAGTGGCGCAAACGTTCTTCACAGGTTTTGAGCGGAGTAGTGACAGGCGCTCGATTCAGAGCAATAGCGACGGGCGTCGCGGTTCGCAGTAGCGACGATGGGCGTCT includes:
- the LOC137834534 gene encoding uncharacterized protein, with translation MENINMKFVIVVVCLAVCIGASWGDSHDSAKANEEKAKKVATETVKAAKDAKDSAKDSAKHSAKDSAKDSAKHSAKDSAKDSAKHSTKDSAKDSAKHSAKDSAKHSDKHSGKHSAKHSAASSDKSDKDADAPAADAAAPGPATEESETFGEWAYEKFAGGN